One Ignisphaera sp. DNA window includes the following coding sequences:
- a CDS encoding DNA-directed RNA polymerase subunit A', with protein MSEEKIISGIKFGILSPDEIRKMSVVQITSPETYEEDGTPRAHSVMDYRLGAIEPGQVCPVCGNTIKGCPGHFGHIELAVPIINVLFVKHIHELLKATCSKCGRLKISPQAFERYRKYLTRLKERYPYLAKLFTEYIKRQAMKANVCPYCGAKQPKIKLEKPTTFIEQYPDSKDTIRLNAREVRKRLEAIPNEDLELLGYDPRDARPEWMVFTAFPVPPTSIRPSILIETGIRSEDDLTHKLVDIVRTNERLREHIASGAPEIIIDDLWELLQYHVTTYLDNEVPGIPPAKHRSGRPLKTLAQRLRGKEGRFRGNLSGKRVDYSARTVISPDPYLSINEVGVPIDVAKILTVPERVNEWNIDELRRYVINGPFKWPGANYVVTPDGRRIDLRYVRDRKSVAESLAPGYIVERHLKDGDIVLFNRQPSLHRMSMMGHVVKVLPGRTFRLHLSVCPPYNADFDGDEMNLHVPQTEDARAEARTLLKVQNHILTPRYGGVIIGAIQDYISGSYVLTIKSTLLEKEEVIELLAAAGVVKEPPEPAILSPKKLWTGKQIVSMFLPEDFNFHGKANISSGSLRCDDINCFWDSYVVIRHGKLLLGVLDKKTIGAEQQDSVLYWLAKEYGAEVAATFMDKIFRLFIKVLELKGFTLRLDDVAISEDAQRQILNLLSEAFERVRNLVEQYSRGTLEVVPGRSLEESLEIKVLEVLAEARDKAGEVAVSSLNPFNYAFIMARTGARGNVLNLTQMAATLGQMTVRGERIWRGYMGRPLPHFKHDDLGAIARGFVVNSFFRGLSVTEMFMHAAGGREGLVDTAVRTSQSGYMQRRLVNALMDLHIAYDNTVRDSSGSIIQFAYGEDMADPSKAPHGKVVNVERIVERVLGEI; from the coding sequence ATGGATTATAGGCTAGGTGCCATAGAGCCTGGGCAAGTGTGCCCGGTATGTGGCAACACTATAAAGGGGTGTCCAGGTCATTTCGGTCATATAGAGCTGGCAGTTCCTATAATAAATGTCTTGTTTGTTAAGCATATACACGAGTTGCTTAAAGCAACGTGCTCAAAGTGTGGCAGGCTAAAAATTTCGCCACAGGCATTTGAAAGGTATAGAAAGTATCTTACTAGACTTAAGGAGAGGTATCCCTATCTAGCAAAGCTCTTCACAGAGTACATCAAGAGGCAGGCAATGAAGGCAAATGTTTGTCCGTATTGCGGGGCTAAACAGCCAAAGATAAAGCTTGAGAAGCCCACAACATTTATAGAGCAGTATCCTGATTCAAAGGATACTATAAGACTCAATGCTAGAGAGGTTAGGAAGAGGTTAGAGGCTATACCAAATGAAGATTTGGAGCTACTGGGTTATGACCCTAGGGATGCGAGGCCAGAGTGGATGGTGTTTACAGCTTTTCCAGTTCCACCAACATCTATTAGGCCTTCGATACTAATTGAAACAGGTATTAGATCAGAAGACGATTTAACGCATAAGCTAGTGGATATTGTTAGAACCAATGAGAGGCTAAGGGAACACATTGCATCTGGAGCACCAGAGATCATAATTGATGATCTTTGGGAGCTGCTCCAATATCATGTCACAACATATTTAGATAATGAGGTTCCTGGCATACCCCCAGCTAAGCATAGATCTGGAAGACCTCTCAAGACATTGGCGCAGAGACTGAGGGGAAAGGAGGGTAGGTTCAGAGGTAACCTATCAGGCAAGAGGGTAGATTACTCAGCTAGAACCGTGATTAGCCCAGACCCATACCTAAGCATAAACGAGGTCGGCGTCCCCATAGATGTTGCAAAAATTTTGACCGTGCCTGAGAGAGTTAATGAGTGGAACATTGATGAGCTAAGGAGATATGTGATTAATGGGCCGTTCAAATGGCCTGGTGCAAACTATGTTGTAACACCAGATGGTAGGAGAATTGATTTGAGATATGTGAGGGATAGGAAAAGCGTTGCAGAGTCTCTTGCTCCTGGATACATTGTTGAGAGACATCTTAAGGATGGCGATATAGTATTGTTTAATAGACAGCCATCGCTCCACAGAATGTCTATGATGGGCCACGTGGTGAAGGTCTTACCAGGTAGGACATTCAGATTACACTTATCTGTTTGCCCACCTTATAACGCTGATTTTGATGGAGATGAAATGAATTTGCATGTACCCCAAACAGAGGATGCGAGAGCTGAGGCAAGAACCCTGCTAAAGGTTCAGAACCACATTCTCACACCTAGATATGGAGGTGTTATAATAGGGGCTATACAAGACTACATAAGTGGCTCCTATGTTCTCACAATAAAGTCTACATTGCTTGAGAAAGAAGAGGTTATAGAGCTCTTGGCAGCAGCCGGTGTTGTGAAAGAGCCTCCAGAACCTGCAATTTTATCGCCGAAAAAGCTGTGGACAGGGAAACAGATTGTGAGCATGTTTCTGCCAGAGGACTTTAACTTCCATGGAAAAGCAAACATCTCATCTGGCTCCCTAAGATGTGATGACATCAACTGTTTCTGGGACTCATACGTAGTTATTAGACATGGCAAGCTTTTGTTAGGAGTCTTAGACAAGAAGACCATTGGTGCTGAGCAACAGGATAGCGTTTTGTACTGGCTTGCCAAGGAGTATGGTGCCGAAGTCGCAGCTACGTTTATGGATAAGATTTTCAGATTGTTTATAAAAGTGTTGGAGTTAAAGGGCTTCACATTAAGGCTGGACGATGTAGCAATAAGCGAGGATGCGCAGAGACAGATCCTGAACTTGTTAAGCGAGGCGTTTGAGAGGGTGAGAAACCTTGTTGAGCAGTACTCTAGGGGAACACTTGAGGTTGTTCCTGGAAGATCATTGGAGGAGAGCTTAGAAATAAAGGTTTTGGAGGTTCTTGCAGAGGCAAGGGATAAGGCAGGTGAGGTAGCGGTATCATCGCTCAACCCGTTTAACTATGCGTTTATTATGGCAAGAACAGGTGCAAGAGGAAATGTATTGAATCTAACACAAATGGCTGCTACACTAGGCCAAATGACGGTGCGTGGTGAGAGGATATGGCGTGGATATATGGGTAGACCATTGCCACACTTCAAACATGATGATTTGGGTGCTATTGCAAGAGGATTTGTTGTGAATAGCTTCTTTAGAGGTTTGTCGGTTACAGAAATGTTTATGCATGCTGCAGGTGGTAGAGAGGGTCTAGTAGACACTGCTGTAAGAACATCACAGAGTGGTTATATGCAGCGCAGGTTGGTTAACGCGCTGATGGATCTTCATATTGCCTATGACAATACAGTTAGAGATTCTTCTGGATCTATAATACAGTTCGCTTATGGTGAGGATATGGCAGATCCCTCAAAGGCTCCACATGGTAAGGTAGTTAATGTTGAGAGAATTGTTGAAAGGGTCTTGGGTGAAATTTAA
- the rpoA2 gene encoding DNA-directed RNA polymerase subunit A'' → MTLPSGSDARSSNAYDLIEKKLDGRIPRSIIEELKAVVTKYSISEEQLNKIISEVEKEIEENSIDPGEPVGMVAAQSIGEPSTQMTLRTFHYAGVRELNVTLGLPRLIELVDAKKTPSTPLTYVYLKPEYKNSREKAIEVARKIEMTRVVNVALRIDVDFFNNSINILLDRDMLEDKGVEVEDVIRVVQKSMKKARVIRSEENPYEVIIQFEEPIDPTKVERLREKILGLKIKGVKGINKVIIQRRGDEYVLVCEGSNLSELMQIEEIDYRRIRTNNVKEVEDVLGIEAARALLIEEIMNVLEEQGLEVDIRHIMLVADMMTRTGTVKQIGRHGVMAIKDSPLAKAAFEVTVKNLVNSAVRGEIDKVTGITENVIVGNYIPVGTSKVGIVFNPYMKTEG, encoded by the coding sequence ATGACGCTGCCAAGTGGTTCAGATGCTAGGAGTTCTAATGCTTATGATCTTATAGAGAAGAAGCTGGACGGGCGAATCCCAAGATCTATTATAGAGGAGCTGAAGGCTGTTGTGACGAAGTATAGTATTTCTGAGGAACAGCTGAATAAAATCATAAGTGAGGTGGAGAAAGAGATCGAGGAGAACAGCATTGATCCTGGCGAGCCTGTGGGAATGGTGGCTGCTCAGAGTATTGGTGAGCCAAGCACCCAAATGACTCTAAGAACATTCCACTATGCGGGTGTAAGAGAGTTAAATGTTACACTAGGGTTGCCAAGGCTTATAGAGCTTGTAGACGCTAAGAAAACACCTTCAACACCATTAACATATGTATATCTTAAGCCAGAGTATAAGAATAGTAGGGAGAAGGCAATTGAGGTTGCAAGAAAGATTGAGATGACGAGAGTTGTAAATGTTGCCCTCCGTATCGATGTCGATTTCTTCAATAACTCTATAAACATTCTTCTCGATAGGGATATGCTTGAGGATAAGGGGGTTGAAGTAGAAGATGTTATCAGGGTAGTGCAAAAATCTATGAAAAAGGCTAGGGTAATTAGAAGTGAGGAAAACCCATATGAAGTTATAATCCAGTTTGAGGAGCCCATAGACCCAACAAAGGTTGAGAGGCTGAGAGAGAAGATACTGGGTCTAAAAATTAAAGGTGTCAAGGGGATAAATAAGGTTATTATTCAGAGAAGAGGAGATGAATATGTTCTAGTGTGTGAAGGTAGTAATCTAAGTGAGCTTATGCAGATAGAGGAAATTGATTATAGGAGAATCAGAACGAACAATGTTAAAGAGGTTGAGGATGTCTTAGGAATAGAGGCGGCAAGGGCACTTCTCATAGAAGAGATAATGAATGTTCTCGAGGAACAGGGGCTCGAGGTAGACATAAGACATATTATGCTAGTAGCTGATATGATGACTAGAACAGGAACAGTCAAGCAGATAGGTAGACACGGTGTTATGGCTATAAAGGATAGCCCACTTGCAAAAGCAGCATTTGAAGTAACAGTTAAAAACCTTGTCAACTCAGCTGTAAGAGGTGAAATAGATAAGGTGACGGGCATAACAGAAAACGTTATTGTGGGTAACTACATACCTGTGGGCACATCTAAAGTTGGAATTGTTTTTAATCCCTATATGAAGACAGAGGGGTGA
- a CDS encoding 50S ribosomal protein L30e translates to MSAQQSLDNILRFVARTGKIVVGFKETLKNVKMGRLKFVVITSNIPEAMKNDLEYYAKLSNIEVIVYPGTNRDLGALLGKPFSVSTLGIIDTGQVSEEALRSFVGSATR, encoded by the coding sequence ATGTCAGCTCAGCAATCTCTAGATAACATACTTAGATTTGTAGCAAGAACAGGGAAGATTGTAGTAGGATTCAAAGAGACGCTAAAGAATGTGAAGATGGGGAGGCTAAAATTTGTTGTAATAACATCAAATATCCCAGAGGCTATGAAGAATGATTTAGAGTACTATGCAAAGCTATCAAACATTGAAGTCATAGTGTATCCAGGCACAAATAGAGATCTAGGTGCATTACTTGGCAAGCCATTTTCAGTATCGACCTTGGGCATAATTGATACTGGTCAAGTATCGGAGGAGGCACTAAGATCTTTTGTAGGATCTGCAACTAGGTGA
- a CDS encoding NusA-like transcription termination signal-binding factor, protein MATKVNDIKPQFNVKLTMEEMRYMTIFQDVTGVTPRDCVVSDELNSIIFIVDSDKVGLAVGKKGYNVKYLSKLFGRGIDVVGWADNLEDFAKNIFIPARVYRVQLIEGSDRKTLYVYVDPKDKGVAIGKNGRNVTRARILMKRYYNIDNVVIA, encoded by the coding sequence ATGGCAACAAAAGTCAACGACATTAAGCCTCAGTTCAATGTTAAACTAACTATGGAGGAAATGCGCTATATGACAATATTCCAGGATGTTACAGGTGTTACACCAAGAGATTGCGTTGTTAGTGATGAGCTCAACTCGATAATATTTATTGTTGATAGTGATAAGGTTGGATTGGCTGTAGGTAAGAAAGGCTACAATGTTAAGTACTTGTCAAAGCTGTTTGGAAGAGGTATAGATGTTGTTGGATGGGCCGATAACTTAGAGGATTTCGCTAAAAACATTTTCATACCAGCGAGGGTGTATAGAGTCCAACTTATTGAAGGATCAGATAGGAAGACTCTCTATGTATATGTCGATCCAAAGGATAAAGGAGTTGCCATAGGTAAGAATGGAAGAAATGTTACAAGGGCTAGGATACTTATGAAGAGATATTATAACATAGACAACGTTGTGATTGCATAG
- a CDS encoding 30S ribosomal protein S12: MPGKKGAYGLYAARKLKLRRLKFRWSQRDFRIRMLKLKEKYDPLEGAPMARGIVLEKVGVEARQPNAAVRKCVRVQIVKNGKVVTAFVPYDGGLNFIEEHDEVIIAGIGGTRGKSMGDLPGVKYKVIAVNGVALTELLKGKKQKPLR; this comes from the coding sequence TTGCCGGGTAAAAAAGGCGCTTACGGGCTCTATGCAGCAAGAAAGCTAAAGTTAAGGAGATTGAAGTTTAGATGGTCTCAGAGAGACTTTAGAATACGTATGCTAAAGCTGAAGGAGAAGTACGACCCATTGGAGGGAGCTCCAATGGCTAGGGGAATAGTTCTTGAGAAGGTTGGTGTCGAGGCTAGACAACCAAATGCAGCTGTTAGGAAATGTGTTCGTGTGCAGATTGTTAAGAATGGCAAGGTTGTAACAGCCTTTGTACCTTATGATGGCGGTCTAAACTTCATAGAAGAACATGACGAAGTTATAATTGCTGGTATCGGTGGCACAAGAGGCAAGTCTATGGGCGATCTGCCAGGTGTCAAGTACAAGGTTATTGCAGTAAATGGTGTTGCTTTAACGGAGTTGTTGAAGGGTAAGAAGCAAAAGCCTCTGAGGTAA
- a CDS encoding 30S ribosomal protein S7, whose product MSSGELQAKLSEIVADLDNLKLFGKWSYKDVVVLDPSLKKYISLKPVVVPHSAGKHAHRRFGKAEVPIVERLINRLMRKMKNTGKKHLAFNIVKHAFEIIHARTGENPIQVLVRAVENAAPREETTRIMYGGIVYHVAVDVAPMRRVDLAIRHLTEGAYNCSFRSIKPIEECLADEIIAAAANDSKSYAIQRKEEIERIALSSR is encoded by the coding sequence ATGTCGTCTGGCGAGTTGCAAGCAAAGTTGTCTGAAATTGTTGCTGATCTAGATAATCTAAAGCTCTTTGGCAAATGGAGCTACAAAGATGTAGTTGTTCTTGACCCCAGTCTCAAGAAATATATATCGTTAAAACCTGTTGTTGTACCTCATTCAGCTGGCAAGCACGCTCATAGAAGATTTGGCAAGGCTGAGGTACCAATTGTAGAAAGGCTCATCAATAGGCTTATGAGAAAAATGAAGAATACTGGTAAAAAACATTTGGCATTTAACATTGTTAAACATGCATTTGAAATTATCCATGCAAGAACAGGGGAAAACCCAATACAAGTTCTTGTTAGAGCAGTAGAGAATGCTGCTCCCAGAGAGGAGACAACTAGGATCATGTATGGAGGTATAGTATATCATGTTGCAGTGGATGTTGCTCCAATGAGGAGAGTAGACCTAGCTATAAGGCATTTGACTGAAGGAGCATATAACTGCTCGTTTAGGTCTATCAAGCCTATTGAGGAGTGTTTAGCGGATGAAATAATTGCGGCAGCAGCTAATGATAGCAAGAGTTATGCTATACAAAGAAAAGAGGAGATAGAGCGTATAGCTCTGAGCTCTAGGTAG
- the tuf gene encoding translation elongation factor EF-1 subunit alpha, translating into MSTKPHLNLVIIGHVDHGKSTLVGRLLVEIGAIDEKTWKETVEAAIKAGKESEKYAWLLDRLKEERERGLTISLAYRKFETSNYYYTIIDAPGHRDFVKNMITGASQADVAVLVVSAKKGELEAGMSPEGQTREHILLARTMGIDQLIIAITKMDTTEPPYSEKRFIEIVELLTKFLRSIGYKLDTVTFVPVSGWVGDNVVKPSTNMPWWNDQKIAELKKKYGVNGAKTLLDALNAVKEPPKPIDKPLRIPISEVFVISGVGTVPVGRVETGVLKVGDTVVFMPPNVSGEVRTIEMHHQRLEKALPGDNIGFNVRGISKEQVKRGDVAGHPTNPPTVVDEFTARVMIVWHPTAIAPGYTPVIHAHTASVPCRIVEIVAKLDPRTGQPTEKNPPFIKQGDIAIVRFKPLKPMVIEKYSDFPQLGRFAMRDMGKTVGIGIVMDIKPAPKA; encoded by the coding sequence ATGAGCACAAAACCACATCTAAATCTAGTTATAATAGGTCATGTGGACCATGGAAAAAGCACGCTAGTTGGCAGACTACTGGTAGAGATTGGTGCAATAGATGAGAAAACATGGAAAGAAACTGTCGAAGCCGCCATAAAGGCTGGTAAAGAAAGCGAGAAATATGCGTGGCTACTAGACAGATTAAAAGAGGAGAGAGAAAGAGGATTAACAATATCCCTTGCATACAGAAAGTTCGAGACCAGCAATTACTACTACACAATAATTGATGCACCTGGCCACAGAGACTTTGTAAAGAACATGATTACTGGTGCAAGCCAAGCTGATGTCGCTGTACTGGTGGTCTCTGCAAAGAAAGGTGAGTTAGAGGCTGGTATGAGCCCAGAGGGCCAGACCAGAGAGCACATTCTACTGGCTAGAACCATGGGTATAGATCAGCTCATAATAGCTATAACAAAGATGGATACCACAGAGCCTCCATACTCAGAGAAAAGGTTTATAGAGATTGTAGAGCTTTTGACAAAGTTCCTCAGATCCATAGGATACAAACTAGATACAGTTACATTTGTCCCAGTATCAGGCTGGGTTGGAGACAATGTTGTCAAGCCTAGCACAAACATGCCTTGGTGGAACGACCAGAAGATTGCAGAGCTGAAGAAGAAATATGGTGTCAACGGTGCTAAAACACTTCTGGATGCTCTAAATGCTGTAAAGGAGCCTCCAAAGCCTATCGACAAGCCACTGAGAATACCAATATCAGAGGTGTTCGTAATATCTGGTGTTGGCACAGTTCCTGTTGGCAGGGTTGAGACAGGGGTTCTAAAGGTTGGTGACACAGTAGTCTTTATGCCTCCCAATGTGTCTGGCGAAGTGAGAACTATAGAGATGCATCATCAGAGGCTAGAAAAGGCATTGCCAGGAGACAACATAGGATTCAACGTGAGGGGCATTTCAAAAGAACAGGTTAAGAGAGGAGATGTTGCAGGCCATCCAACAAATCCACCAACAGTTGTCGACGAATTCACTGCTAGGGTTATGATAGTCTGGCACCCAACAGCCATAGCACCAGGCTACACACCAGTAATCCATGCACACACTGCTAGCGTGCCATGTAGAATAGTTGAGATAGTTGCTAAACTAGACCCAAGAACAGGCCAGCCAACAGAGAAGAACCCGCCATTCATCAAACAAGGAGATATAGCGATAGTCAGATTCAAGCCTCTCAAGCCGATGGTCATAGAGAAGTACAGTGACTTCCCACAGCTCGGAAGATTTGCAATGAGAGACATGGGCAAAACAGTTGGAATAGGAATAGTAATGGATATTAAGCCAGCTCCAAAAGCATAG
- the rpsJ gene encoding 30S ribosomal protein S10, with protein MSSMVRIRLWSTDSNNLNYVVSQIVDIAKKAGVKIKGPVPLPVKRLVVPVPRLPHGEGSKVWDKWELRIHKRIIDVEANEHVIRQIMRVRVPENVYIEIEIRRK; from the coding sequence ATGTCATCAATGGTTAGAATAAGGCTTTGGAGCACAGACTCCAATAACCTAAACTATGTAGTTTCGCAAATAGTTGACATTGCAAAGAAGGCAGGCGTAAAGATAAAAGGGCCAGTACCACTACCAGTAAAGAGACTCGTCGTGCCAGTACCAAGACTGCCACATGGAGAAGGAAGCAAAGTATGGGACAAATGGGAGCTGAGAATACACAAGAGAATAATAGATGTTGAAGCAAACGAACATGTAATAAGACAGATAATGAGGGTAAGGGTACCAGAAAACGTATACATAGAAATAGAGATAAGAAGAAAATAA